A portion of the Bdellovibrionales bacterium genome contains these proteins:
- a CDS encoding YeeE/YedE family protein encodes MKKKSNRVATSFVVGLIFALGLGVSGMTQPQKVIGFLNVFAWDPSLIFVMAGSIAVHFWAYRLVRHRKSPLFDAHFHTPTRKDISPKLLVGSALFGFGWGLGGYCPGPAITSLGSGRLEILYFVVALFLGMYGYRITEKYIWKS; translated from the coding sequence GTGAAGAAGAAGTCGAATAGAGTCGCAACTTCTTTTGTAGTAGGGCTAATTTTTGCATTAGGCCTGGGTGTATCAGGTATGACTCAGCCTCAAAAGGTGATTGGCTTTTTAAATGTGTTTGCGTGGGATCCTTCATTGATTTTTGTAATGGCCGGTTCGATTGCGGTTCACTTTTGGGCCTACAGATTGGTGAGGCACCGAAAGTCACCTCTCTTTGACGCTCACTTTCATACCCCCACTCGAAAAGACATTTCGCCGAAGCTTCTTGTGGGCTCAGCGCTTTTTGGATTTGGATGGGGACTCGGAGGTTACTGTCCAGGCCCTGCGATTACATCGCTTGGTTCGGGAAGGTTGGAAATACTTTATTTTGTAGTTGCCCTTTTTTTGGGGATGTACGGATACCGAATCACAGAAAAGTACATATGGAAGTCTTAG
- a CDS encoding YeeE/YedE family protein, whose product MEAFILPLVGGSLIGIAVSMMLIFNGRVTGISGIANGLLSYSKGDMSWRVAFVSGLVAGGVILYQIYPQAFASELHGDVWQVIAAGFVVGFGTIMGSGCTSGHGVCGISRMSVRSILATLTFIAVGILTASFLRGAR is encoded by the coding sequence ATGGAAGCGTTTATACTTCCTCTTGTCGGTGGATCACTTATTGGAATTGCGGTGTCTATGATGCTGATTTTCAACGGGCGCGTGACTGGAATCAGTGGTATTGCAAACGGGCTCCTCAGCTACTCTAAAGGTGATATGTCTTGGCGGGTGGCGTTTGTGTCTGGACTCGTTGCAGGTGGAGTCATTTTGTATCAGATTTATCCACAGGCTTTTGCTTCGGAACTGCACGGAGATGTGTGGCAAGTGATCGCAGCAGGTTTTGTCGTGGGGTTTGGAACTATCATGGGGAGTGGTTGCACCAGCGGTCACGGCGTATGTGGTATCAGCCGCATGTCAGTTAGATCTATACTTGCAACCTTAACTTTTATCGCCGTAGGTATTTTGACAGCTAGCTTTTTAAGAGGTGCACGGTGA
- a CDS encoding rhodanese-like domain-containing protein: MRNADKSEEIVFVCRSGARSGQATLLSKQMGFKFSSNMTGGMIRWNELGYAVERK, encoded by the coding sequence TTGCGAAATGCAGATAAGTCCGAAGAAATAGTTTTTGTATGCCGTAGTGGCGCCAGATCCGGCCAAGCGACCTTGCTAAGTAAACAGATGGGATTTAAGTTCTCCTCTAACATGACTGGTGGAATGATTCGCTGGAATGAACTCGGTTATGCCGTTGAAAGGAAATAG
- a CDS encoding winged helix-turn-helix transcriptional regulator — MEDKCELVAGLLRALSHPQRLMILGHLIQGKKTVTELQNLCGISQSQLSQFLGRMKLEGLLDCDRKGRFQYYSVSDKKS, encoded by the coding sequence ATGGAGGACAAATGTGAGCTAGTCGCAGGTCTATTGAGAGCCCTCTCTCACCCACAACGCCTCATGATATTGGGCCATCTTATTCAAGGAAAGAAAACTGTCACTGAGCTGCAAAATCTTTGCGGAATTTCACAATCTCAACTTTCTCAATTTTTAGGAAGAATGAAATTAGAAGGTTTGCTGGATTGTGACCGAAAAGGGAGATTTCAATACTACTCAGTGAGTGATAAAAAATCATAA
- a CDS encoding ATP-binding protein, whose protein sequence is MREPLESGEIVISRRGQNQTLPARFLLLATTNLCHCGRLVPERRAPCRFSLTRCRSYLERMVVLCWIDLTFWPLAAIGQRRVRVIPKMLEWSLCKAFLNISKELVCFKEIAN, encoded by the coding sequence TTGCGTGAGCCACTAGAAAGCGGAGAGATTGTCATTTCTCGCCGAGGGCAAAATCAGACGCTACCGGCGAGATTTCTTTTGCTGGCCACGACCAACCTTTGTCATTGTGGGCGCTTGGTTCCAGAACGCAGAGCCCCGTGCCGATTTAGTCTGACTCGTTGTCGATCTTATCTAGAAAGGATGGTGGTCCTATGCTGGATCGATTTGACGTTTTGGCCTTTAGCAGCGATTGGGCAAAGACGGGTCAGGGTCATTCCAAAAATGCTGGAATGGAGTCTATGCAAAGCATTTTTGAACATATCGAAAGAGCTCGTCTGTTTCAAAGAAATCGCCAATTGA
- a CDS encoding ATP-binding protein, with the protein MIKDLKGLRCPEKLEAKPLCDFKFEATPLPQLDFPTEAAKLLKIVSLGEHATLVAGPAGSGKTTLARGLHALLGPPPSHLWPEMARVKRWFSDSTPYRPFVSPHHSVTPSSMIGGDSGLSR; encoded by the coding sequence ATGATCAAGGATCTTAAGGGCTTGCGGTGTCCAGAAAAATTGGAGGCCAAACCACTTTGTGATTTTAAGTTCGAGGCGACTCCTTTGCCTCAATTGGATTTCCCAACCGAAGCAGCAAAACTTTTAAAAATAGTCTCACTCGGAGAGCATGCGACATTGGTCGCCGGTCCCGCCGGTTCCGGCAAGACGACTCTTGCCAGAGGGCTGCATGCTCTTCTTGGGCCTCCTCCCTCTCACTTGTGGCCCGAGATGGCGCGAGTCAAACGCTGGTTTAGCGATTCGACGCCCTATCGGCCCTTTGTTTCACCTCACCACAGTGTGACTCCAAGTTCGATGATTGGCGGGGATTCCGGTCTTTCCAGGTGA